One region of Vigna angularis cultivar LongXiaoDou No.4 chromosome 10, ASM1680809v1, whole genome shotgun sequence genomic DNA includes:
- the LOC108319191 gene encoding transposon Tf2-1 polyprotein has translation MKSILTDAQSPITWAVFRSKFYEEYFPDSVRYAKEVEFLQLAQGAKSVSEYTNTFKHLLRFNTMATNEEWQCRKFENGLRSDLKVLISSLCIRSFPAMVERAKVLEKNMAEAERQKKQQQVSRGPIVSRGGTVQRRPPYARPNQPSHASGSQAVVPVGQSGQGNVVCFQCGGPHYRSSCPQLVGGKHYNRCGRNGHSDNECNMSGRAVMRPPNAGRNQPRGGRAQAVGRVYAITGAEAASQACVEKLGVVERDMQFDLVVSTPAAGEIRTSTVCIRCPIVVEGRSYKVNLICLPLKDLEVILGMDWLATNHILIDCGAKELIFPGEEEEVLSVTLGQLKEDIMEGASCFLIMTHEDQEFRGLVKERSSTSDSNGRSVVDEFADVFPEEIPGLPPVREVEFTIDLVTTAAPISVQPYHMAPVELVELKKQIAELMDKQFIRPSVSPWGAPVLLVKKKDGSSRVKEDDIQKTAFRSRYGHYEYVVMPFGVTNAPAIFMDYMNRIFRPYLDKFVVVFIDDILIYYKTQAEHEEHLRAVLTVLREKELYAKLSKCEFWMKEVQFLGHVVSAGGILVDPTKVRAVLEWESPRSVTEVRSFVGLAGYYKRFIEGFAKIVALLTQLTRKDQSFAWTDLCEERFQELKHKLTSAPVLVIPDTAKPFEVYCDASHQGLGCVLMQEKRAVAYASRQLKIHERNYPTHDLELAAVVFALKIWRHFLYGSTFQVFSDHKSLKYLFDQKELNMRQRRWLEFLKDYDFELLYHPGKANVVADALSRKVVHVSSMMVRELSLLEPNSIKCCNLRISSDVFERIRKKQREDEELVKIFDALGTDQAKEFNTGTDGFLRYKGRTCIPNDGDLKRIILEEGHHSRLSMHPGMTKMYQDLRKSFWWPGMKSDVARFVPSCLTCQRAKAEHQRPGGLLQQLEIPEWKWDSISMDFVTHLPRTVRNHDSIWVIVDRLTKSAHFLAVNLKMSMTNLAKLYIQEIVRLHGVPSSIIFDRDMRFTSRFWQSLQGELGSKLQMSSAYHPQTDGQFERTIQTLEDLLRTCVLDHLGAWDEILPLVEFTYNNSFQASIGMAPFEALYGRKCRTPFCWFQEGEHVLTGPELIQQTTEKRRRPLEFAARDHVFLRLNPITGVGRAVRPKKLSPKFIGPYQILRKIGPIAYELALPPQLSNLHPVFHVSQLRKYIANPSHVLELEDVQLRQDRTLELQPVRVEDRRTRLYKGKDVRLVKMVWDAKTGDSTWEVEDAMKDLYPHLFPGFSSSKEALPTVYHSPLPKKPYPQFTNLHCQRSLTHSLPVFIDGVEVEFYWDVLSWVVDSENDNGYGVFVFQVGDGGVVWPEMVGPEKKLMKKRLVGPTMGSSIATLSPSNSGVL, from the exons ATGAAATCCATCTTAACGGACGCTCAGAGTCCCATCACCTGGGCGGTTTTCAGAAGTAAGTTTTATGAGGAGTACTTTCCAGATAGCGTTCGTTACGCTAAGGAAGTTGAGTTCCTTCAACTGGCGCAAGGAGCAAAGTCTGTGTCGGAGTATACCAACACATTTAAACACCTTTTGAGGTTCAATACCATGGCGACCAATGAGGAGTGGCAATgcagaaaatttgaaaatgggcTGAGGAGTGATCTGAAGGTATTAATCTCCAGTTTGTGCATCCGATCGTTTCCTGCTATGGTTGAGCGAGCCAAGGTCTTGGAGAAGAATATGGCAGAGGCGGAACGACAGAAGAAGCAGCAACAAGTGAGTAGGGGACCGATCGTGTCCAGGGGAGGTACTGTTCAGAGGAGAcctccttacgctcgtccaaaccAGCCTTCTCATGCAAGCGGGTCACAAGCAGTGGTTCCTGTCGGGCAGTCTGGACAAGGAAACGTGGTTTGCTTCCAGTGTGGAGGGCCACATTATCGGTCTTCATGCCCTCAGTTGGTGGGAGGAAAGCACTACAACCGTTGTGGAAGGAACGGGCACTCGGATAACGAGTGCAACATGAGTGGACGTGCAGTGATGAGGCCACCTAATGCTGGAAGGAACCAACCGAGAGGTGGTAGAGCACAAGCCGTGGGGCGCGTCTATGCTATAACTGGAGCAGAAGCAGCAAGCCAG gcgtgtgttgagaAACTGGGCGTAGTTGAGAGAGATATGCAGTTCGAcctggtggtgtcaaccccagcggctggagaGATTAGGACGTCTACCGTATGCATTAGATGTCCTATTGTGGTTGAGGGGCGTAGTTATAAGGTGAACTTAATCTGTTTGCCTTTGAAGGATTTAGAagtgattctaggaatggattggttggctaccaATCACATTCTTATAGATTGTGGAGCGAAGGAATTAATCTttcctggtgaagaagaagaagtactgtcagtgacgctcggtcagctgaaAGAAGACATTATGGAGGGCGCTAGCTGTTTCCTGATTATGACGCATGAAGATCAGGAATTCAGAGGATTGGTAAAAGAACGATCGTCCACTAGTGACAGTAATGGACGATCGGTTGTGGATGAGTTTGCGGACGTCTTTCCGGAAGAAATACCGGGACTGCCTCCTGTTCGTGAAGTTGAATTCACCATTGACTTGGTGACAACGGCAGCACCCATCTCAGTTCAACCATATCATATGGCGCCTGTAGAATTGGTTGAACTTAAGAAGCAGATTGCAGAGCTAATGGATAAACAATTTATCAGGCCGAGCGTATCACCATGGGGAGCGCCTGTCCtcttagtgaagaagaaagatggcagctctcg aGTGAAGGAGGACGACATCCAGAAGACTGCTTTCAGGTCTCGTtacggacactacgagtatgtagtgatgccgTTCGGTGTGACGAACGCACCAGCAATCttcatggattatatgaatcgGATATTCAGACCTTATTTGGACAAGtttgtggtcgtcttcatagatgatattctcatctactaCAAGACACAAGCCGAACACGAAGAACACTTGAGGGCAGTACTGACCGTGTTGAGAGAAAAGGAGTTATATGCAAAGCTGtccaagtgtgaattttggatgaaagaagtaCAGTTTTTAGGACATGTGGTGTCGGCTGGAGGTATTTTAGTGGATCCAACTAAGGTACGAGCGGTactggaatgggagagtccgcgTTCGGTCACTGAGGTTCGTAGCTTTGTGGGACTCGCGGGCTACTACAAACGCTTTATTGAAGGATTCGCTAAGATAGTAGCTCTGCTGACTCAGTTGACTAGAAAGGATCAATCGTTCGCCTGGACTGATCTGTGTGAGGAACGTTTTCAAGAGCTGAAGCAcaagttgacgagcgctccagtgttGGTCATTCCAGACACGGCCAAGCCGTTCGAAGTGTATTGTGATGCGTCTCACCAAGGTCTGGGTTGTGTACTGATGCAAGAAAAGCGAGCGGTAGCGTACGCATCCCGTCAATTGAAGATTCACGAAAGGaattacccaacgcacgacctggagttggcagcggtcgtttttgcgctgaagatttggaggcatttcttgtacggatccacgttccaagtcttcagtgatcacaagagtctcaagtacctctttgatcagaaggagttgaatatgaggcagaggaggtggcttgagttcttAAAGGATTATGACTTCGAACTACTCTACCATCCAGGAAAGGCGAACGTGGTAGCGGACGCTCTGAGCAGAAAAGTGGTACATGTGTCGTCCATGATGGTGCGCGAGCTGAGTTTG TTGGAGCCGAACAGTATCAAGTGttgtaaccttagaatatccaGCGACGTGTTTGAGCGGATCAGAAAGAAGCAACGAGAGGATGAAGAGTTAGTGAAGATATTTGATGCCCTCGGTACGGATCAGGCCAAGGAGTTTAACACTGGAACGGACGGTTTCTTACGTTATAAGGGCCGGACGTGCATCCCAAATGATGGAGATCTGAAGAGAATTATTCTGGAGGAAGgtcatcacagccgtcttagcatgcaccctggcatgactaagatgtatcaagacctccggaaatccttttggtggcctggaatgaagagtgatgtcgctcgttttgtgcCATCATGTCTAACCTGTCAACGAGCGAAGGCGGAGCACCAAAGACCTGGCGGATTACTTCAGCAGCTGgaaattcccgaatggaagtgggatagcatatccatggatttcgtgactcatctaccacgcacggtcaggaatcatgactcaatttgggtgatcgtggataggctaacgaagagcgcccacttcctggcagtcaacttgaagatgtcgaTGACCAACTTGGCTAAATTGTATATCCAGGAGATCGTTCGTTTACATGGAGTTCCCTCGAGCATAATTTTTGACCGAGACATgagattcacatctcggttttggcaatcttTGCAAGGCGAATTGGGAAGCAAgctgcagatgagttcagcctatcaccctcagacggacggccaaTTTGAAAGGACGATCCAGACGCTGGAAGATTtattgaggacgtgcgtcctagatcacttaggCGCTTGGGATGAAATTTTGCCGCTAGTGGAATTCACGTATAACAACAGTTTTCAggcgagcattggaatggcaccgttTGAAGCACTCTATGGGAGGAAATGTCGAACGCCATTTTGCTGGTTCCAAGAAGGAGAGCACGTGCTAACTGGACCTGAACTTATCCAGCAAACGACCGAGAAA agaagaagaccATTGGAGTTCGCTGCAAGAGATCATGTGTTTCTTCGACTCAACCCAATCACTGGTGTAGGCCgagccgttcgtccaaagaagctgtcTCCCAAATTCATTGGACCGTATCAAATCCTGAGGAAAATCGGACCAATAGCGTACGAGCTTGCATTGCCGCCTCAGCTATCGAACCTTCACCCCGTCTTCCACGTTTCCCAACTTCGGAAGTACATAGCGAACCCATCTCAcgtactggagttggaagacgttcAACTGcgccaagaccgaacgctggaaCTGCAACCAGTACGTGTAGAAGATCGCCGCACCAGGCTATACAAAGGAAAAGACGTTCGTCTAGTTAAAATGGTGTGGGACGCAAAGACTGGAGATTCAACGTGGGAAGTGGAGGATGCTATGAAGGACTTGTATCCCCACTTATTTCCGG GTTTTAGCAG TTCCAAAGAAGCCTTACCCACAGTTTACCACTCTCCATTGCCAAAGAAGCCTTACCCACAGTTTACCAATCTCCATTGCCAAAGAAGCCTTACCCACAGTTTACCAGTCTTCATCGATGGTGTTGAAGTAGAGTTCTACTGGGACGTGTTGAGTTGGGTGGTTGATAGTGAAAACGACAATGGCTATGGTGTTTTTGTGTTTCAAGTAGGTGATGGTGGCGTAGTGTGGCCTGAAATGGTGGGGCCagagaagaagttgatgaagaaGAGGTTGGTGGGACCCACTATGGGGTCGTCAATAGCGACTCTATCGCCGTCAAACTCTGGCGTGTTGTAG